Part of the Zingiber officinale cultivar Zhangliang chromosome 6A, Zo_v1.1, whole genome shotgun sequence genome, ATCTTCATTAAACTAAATGACTGAAACTACTACATATTTTTTAAACCATGACTGAAATTACATATTTTAATGGCAACCTTGCATATATACAAAGTTCCACCTCATTCAATACAATTATCTTTCATTTCTGTAACAAACATAAATAATTGGAAGTTTGCAAAagttgttttcttccttttcatTTGTGTGCTTTTCAAAGATTATGAGTTCAGGAATTTGATAACAACGAAGTATAAAGTTGTAGCAAAGTAGTCCAGCAGTTTGATGACAAAGCTCATCTCATACCATTCTCTTCAAAATTTGAGTAACAATTTTTGAATAATGTAATATTTACTTGAGCTGTCATCATAAAATTCTTACCTTTTCGATATATTCCAGGTCTCTTCTTGTGATGCATGGGAAAAGTGCAGATCTAGCTAAACGTGCTATTCCTTCCCTTACAAAGGCACGAATACTTTTAACTTTTGGAAAATTTCGACCAAAGAAGACTCTTCCATCAGATGGCTATATCTCCAGTTCATCAAGCTTTTCGCGTTATCCATTAAGTCGTAAGCAATATGGGGTCATACCTGCTAATGGCTTGGTGCAAGCTCAGCCAGCCCCTCAAAATATTTCTCCTCCTAACGGTGTTCAACAGCTGTTTGTGGCTGGTCCGGTGGTTGCTGCTCCAGTTCTTCCTTACCCATTGCCCACCTCGATACCTAATGCCAATTCTGGGTGGACTATGGCAGCTCCTCCGAGACACCCAACTGCTCCTCGACTTCCTGTTCCAGGCACTGGAGTCTTCATTCCGCCAGGATCTGTACATTTTCCTCAAACTCAGCAGCTACCAGGAGCTTCAATTTCTGCTGAAGTTACCTATGTGCCAAACGATTTGGCCTTCTCTGGTAAAAATTGTACAGAGAATCTGAGTTTTATCAATGATACTTCTTGCAAGACCTCCCCAAAGATTGCGACAGGGGTCACTGAGCCTGATCCGGAGTGCAATGGGTGCTTGACCATTGGTAATGCGGCTGCCAACCCAGAACAGCGCAATGCTGTCGACGAGAAACTTGATTCTTTTCGAGAAGTAGCAAGATAGCAAACTACAAGAAGTTTCGGAGCAATGTGAAGAGCGGCGGAAGAATTACTATGCAATTTCTACTCCTTTTCACACGTTAGGACAAAACAGTCTTTATATCTAATCTATTTCCTTAAACTTTGACTGTGTACATTCTGACTGCTTTTTCTAGATTGCAATTGCAATGGCTACATAGATTGGCAAAAAGGGACTATCAATGACAAATACACTTTGCCATAGGTGTGTCTCCTGATTCCTTTCCTCGCCAGGGAGCTAGTGGATTGGTTTATTTTGACTAAATTACAGTCTGATGTCTTTAGATGACCTTAAAGCCGCTTTAGTGTCTTTTGTTAGATCCTGTTGTTTCAAATGACAAATTTAGGTTCTCAAATTCAGTGATTTGCAATTGTGAAATTATCTCTCCGTGGTGAAAAACTCATCTGGTCGCCATTGGGGTACAAGGGCAAGTAGTCACCTTAGCAATCCTTCAATGAGGCGAATTAGTTAATGATGTACCACAGTAGAGCGTGGTCTGTTAGATCTAACACGTAGTTGTACAATTTTTGAAATCTTGATTCCATGGACAAAGAAAGCTCTACTTGTACGAAGCTGGGCGTTCCCAGGCCCGTCCAAGCGACGAAGAAGAGTAACAAAACTTGATGAGCAAAATTCCATGGCAGCCCGTCCAAGCAACAAAAATTTGATGAGCAAAATTCCAAAACAGCTCGAGTCAGTATTACGACAACCCTTGATTGAGGCTTCATCACATGCGCCATCGCTTTAAAGAAAGCGGCTCCCTTCACTGctttctctctctcacacacactcCACTCCACTAAGCTACTGCACGACGCTTTGGAGTCTCACGGTCTAACAGCCACCGACGCCACTGCCGTCGCGCTCCCCCCGTCCGATGTATCTCTTGTTCGCTCCTCCCCGCCGCCTCTTCCCCGTTCTCATTCTCCTTCTCCACCGCAGTGATCTAGCGCTCCTGCTGCTGTCGCTAACTCTGCTCGCACCCCCTGCCGCACCTCACCAGAGCTCATCTTTTTCCGGCAGTGTCGCCCTCACCGAATGGCGCTCCGCCCACGCCTCCTACTACGCCGTCTTCGACCCGCTCGACACCGTCGGTCCGACTTCGATCTCAATTTCCCACcattcccttttaattttcttttcaattttttttttttttttgctcatgTTTCTAGATCGGCGATCTCATGGGTTCTGTGAATTTTATGCAGGGGGTGCGTGTGGGTACGGGGACTTGGGGAAGAGCGGGTATGGGATGGCCACCGCGGGGCTGAGCGAGGCGCTGTTTGAAAAGGGAGCGGCTTGCGGAGGATGCTACGAGGTGAGGTGTGTGGAGGAGCTTCGGTACTGCCTGCCTGGGACCTCTATGGTGCTCACCGTCACCAACTTCTGCGCCCCTAACTACGGTCTCCCTGCCGACGCCGGTGGGATCTGCAACTCTCCCAACCATCACATCCTCATGCCGATCCAGGCCTTCGAGAAGATCGCCATTTGGAAGGCCGGAGTCATGCCCATACAGTATCGCAGGTCACTAATCTATGCTTTCTCTCTGCTTTTACTCCCAAAGTGCTACAAGGCCAAAGAGTTTTCTGTCAAAAAAAACGGAAAGTGAAAATTTGTGGCAGTTTGGAATACGATATCTTCGTTTGTTTTGTTGATATTAGTTAAAATTGAACGGATAATGAAATTACTTGTTTAGAATCATGCAAAATTAggctatttttttttagtttggaaATTTGGAATATTGTGAAAGTACGTAGTTCTTGTTAAAAGGTTAGAATACTATGAGGAATCTGATAAAACTGTGTGTGCAATGATTCTACTCTGTATGCATTAATCGGACTGTCTCAATCAGTAATTTCAGTTCAAGTAGTTTTGTAAAGATTTGTCATCGTTCAGGTAATAAATAATCGTGTAAAAACTTACTACCTGACTATATGTTATCTATACATCCATTAGTTTATGAAAACTAGAAACATATATTTATATCTAACTATTAGTAGGTAGCTCTTGTTCATTTTGTGTATAGATGGAACCCCATGTTGAATGGATGACTGAAATCTCAGCATGTTAAGCATCACTGCAATTATCTCTTTCATAGTCACTAGCCACTTTGGATGCTTAACATGCAGGGATGTAACATTTCTGAACAGTTAAGTGCATTAATTCTACGATATTAGTAGGTAACGATTAGTAGGTATAGAATTGAAAAAGGATGTTTACATTTTGGGGGGCATCCATCAATTCTATGATAACGATTGTTAGGAGAACAATACTTCTATTATGCATTTTGTAAGTGCATGATAAAGGGCCCCACCTTGCtgtcacggtggaggtcaaagtcaaggcggtcaacgcgtAAATGACATCAGCCGGTCCAACGAAGCATGCCCCGGCCGGGGAGAGGGCTCCGACCCGCCGTCGCCTTCGCTACAAAGAGAAGTTAAACAATCGACACTCAAGGGAGACGATATACAGAAGACGAACCGAGCGGCTACCCTGCTCGGCCAGATAGCAGAGCTTGATGTGTGCGAAGTTCAGCAGGCTTCGATAATAACAAAATGGACCTTCGGTCGAGCAGACACATACTGAGGAACAGTGAGGTTCTGGCCGACTAGACGAGGCACCACGACGGCGGAATTTCGaccgagcggccaacccgctcggcctagcagtacaCTCCTAATGATATCCAAtgatatccttttgggaattGGTGCCGCCGACCTCGGGCATGGATTGCTTGAAGATCGTATCGCGGAAGcttcacttcagagatatgctcggcctgttaaggtactgtgtcagagacatcttactgacaagtcttttcagggaaagttttgagaagcgtgctcgccttgggaagcgtgcacgcacgcTACCGGAGCTCTATTTatagggggtccaagcatcgacgaaggtatgcgatattcactgtttgcgcTACAGTCTTCTTATTGCTCCGCTTCATTCTTCATCGctggtgactaacttgagcgtgaGAGGGCAACGCCGAGGACCCCTTTCCTGGCTCGGCATTGACGTAGTCTGTGTTACAGGTCCACGCTGAGTCCACAGGAAGTCAGCGTGAGTGTCATATCCCCAGCTTTCCGTCTCTtcgattttcggacaggatcatatttggcgtcgtctgtggaaaCGTCACCTGtatccgagccaagaagatggaggacgctggatgacTCACCATCGTGACGCTCACCCAGGAGGAGCTTGAGATGCTCGTTCAAGCTTGAGCGGCAAAGATGATCGAGCAACAGCAATAACAGGCGTTAGCCGATCGACAAGCGCTGCATCCTGCAACATCGGCAGCCGGGAGACGAGCGGGGCAGGAAGACCGAGCGGAGCAAATCTTCGTATGGGGGTAGAACCGAAGGCCGACCGACACACAGGGGGAAGCGTCGCTTGCGCTGATCCCCTTCCATCGCgtcttgttccaaaccccctcggaAATAGCCTAGGCGAATCAAGAGCGAGGATCGTCTTTAGATGATGCTCCCGTTTGGGACACACGAAAGGGCAAGGCGCACCGAGGCAATGCGTCGTTCGAACGGATCAACCGGTAGTTCTCCGAGATCTTACAAGATCCTCTGCCTAGACATTATACCCCGTTGGCGATCGGGGCATACAACGGATCGACTAATCTAGATGATCATTTTGATAGGTTTGATAACGAAGTCACGCTgcaccaatacacagatggggtaaagtgccgagtcttcctcactaccctcTCCGGATCGGCGCAGCGCTAGTTCCGAAGACTGCTGGACGACTCAATatgaagcttcaaagacttctgagCCGCATTCCAACACCATTTCGCCAGCAGCCAACGTTATCTGAAGACGAGCGTCAACCTCTTTGCCATAAAGCAAGGGCCTAAGGAAGCACTCCGAGCGTACATACAACGTTTCAATCAAGTAGCTatggacatcccctcggtctcatctgagacaatgatgaacgccttcactcagGGGCTTGTCGAGGGAGATTTTTTCCGATTGCTCATCTGGAAGCCGCCTAGGGACTTCGATCACTTGCTCAggaaggccaatgagtacataaatgtggaagaagcctagGCAGTAAGGAAGAAGGAAACGTCGGCCGAGCTCGTGCCGGTGCTTGAGCGGCGATCTGCAAGCAACAACCAACCATCTAAAGGGCCGAAAGCGGAGGGAGCGCGACCATACTAGGAGGCTAGGACACATGCTGTGCAGCATGTGGCCTCCGGTCGGCGAAAGATGACAAGAGGCAAGGTGTGGATGCCTATATTCTGCTCCTTTCACCAATCTCCGATTTACAACACGCGTGATTGCCGCGGTATAACGTCAATCGTTAGCCAATCGACCCCTAGAGGATATCGCCGCCGATCTCCAACTCCCGATCGACGACAGAGGCAACGGTCTGCCGGGCGACGAGAGTAAGAAAGACGAATGCCCGAGCGATCCGATCGGCACCAGGGGAGGGATAACGTCGATCCTTCTCGAGTCCCTACCGAATGAAATAGATCTTCCGCtcgagaagaagaaaacagaagcaacgcCGCCCGAGGAGAAATAGGCATGATCACCGGAGGGCCgaccggcgacgactccgatagAGCCAGAAAGTTGTACGCTCGACGGCTGGAGATTCACGCGATGGGATGCAGCAGggagaaggccgaagggcccgagatcagcttcggctcGAACGACTTGGAGGGAGTGAAGATCCCTCATGACGACGCGCTGATCATCCGGGCGGTAATcgctaattacactattcaccggacttttgttgatacagggagtttggtgaatatcatcttcaagaaggcgttcgatcaattacaaattgatcggagcgagttgctgcccatgacgacccctctCTACggcttcacgggcaatgaagtgctGTCGCTCGGACAGGCCCGACTGGCCGTCTCGCTCGGGGAAGAGCCATTGAGGAGAACCAGGATcacaaacttcatcgtggtggacacATCGTCGGCCTACGACGTTATCTTGGGCCAACCGGCTTGAATGAGTTCCGGGCGGTGGTGTTTACTTACTGCCAAAAAATAAAGTTGCCGGTAGACGACCAGATGGGTGAGGTCAAAGGCGATCAATTGGCCGCTCGGGGATACTATGTTGAGATGGTCACGTCTGAAGCTAGGAGCGCTCGGAAGAATCCGCGCTTGGAGGTAAACGTCGTCACCAGAAAGCTTCACGGGTTGGTCTACGAAGAAAAGGAAATCCATAGTCGCCCAAGACGGGCGGAGGCCACCATATTAATTACGGTCGATCGGGAACCTGAGAAGAAGGCAGAGCGGCCGTaaagcgcgaatcatctccaacttTACAGGGCAGGATGAGAGGTGTGCGAgtgaatttatgttttttttgtatgTTTCGTGAATGCAGgacaaaatatgaataaaaagtgAAGGCCTCTTGAAATGTGTCTccctcaacggtcgagcggtgatctTAAATCCTTGTCTCCATTGACGATCGAGCGGCggccttaaacccttgtctccaccgacggtcgagcggcgaccttaaactcttgtctccatcgatggtcgagcggcgaccttgaACCCTCTccaccaacagtcgagcggcgacaatccttgtctccaccgacggtcgagcgacgaccttaaacccttgtctccaccgacggtcgagcgacgaccttaaacgcttgtctccatcaacgttCGAGCAGCgactttaaacccttgtctccaccaacggtcgagcggcgactttaaacccggGTCTACATcagtggtcgagcggcgaccttaaactcgagtcgtcatcaatggttgagcggcgaccttaaacccgggtcTACCTCAACGGTCGAGCgccgaccttaaaccccagtgtTCACATAACCTTTATCAACTGTTAagtgacaaccttaaacccttggctCAGTGAGAGGGCAAACATTGATGAATAGCCGATCGTGAACTTGGGCTACTCGAATGCTCAAAGTCTTCAAAGTTTAGTGATCGTTCGACACTATTCTTCGAAATGCTCCTAGGGCCGATTGGAGGTGGGCAGAACTCTGAATAAGAAAGGATCGGTCGGCTAAATAGACTAATCATGGACGATCGGAGTGGCGAGGCCATGAGTTCTTGCAATGCTCAAAAGAGTTTAAAAACATACAAGGAGATAAAGCTTGTACGGACAAGAATTCATTAAGACTTCAAAAATTACAAGAAACTTCAAAAATTCTACAAGAGCTCTCGATCTCACTCAAGGTAGTCCAGGACATCATTAGGTAGTGACGAGGTAAGCTTGTCCCGGCTTATGATATTACTTGTCAGAGCGGCCGAAAGGTAGCCTCCCTCGCGGAGCTGGTCGATCGCCCCATCGATGGCCAGATCGAAGAGGCGCAGAGCCCGATCGGCGACCTTCTCGTTGAAAgcatccgagcggaggtaattCTTCTTCATATCCTCAAAACGGCTAGGCTCGACTTCTTGGTAGGTCTTCAGGGCTGCTCGGGAGGCTTCTAGCTCATCCTTGAAGGTGGCCAGCTCATCGTTTTTTGCCGCAATTTGGTCGCGAAGAGCAGCTCTTTGGCCGACCGACTCTTCCGCTCAGCGACAAAAAAATCTTCGGCTTCCTTGAGTTTTTGGGCAAGGGCCTGGGCCTCCTTATTCTTCAACTCGAGGTCTTCGATGGCCCGATTCTTCCTCGCGTTGGCCAACTCGATCTTATTGTAGAAGGTGGTGACCTGCTTATTAAGCCGAGCCAGAAGAGTGGCCTGCCCCGAACTCTTTTCCTGTTCGGCCTCGAGCAGTTTGTTGCTCTTCGCCAGATCGGTTCGAAGTTTGGCCACCTCGGCGTTTGTTTGCTCTTGAGCGGTGGAGGATTGATCGCTCAACGCCTTCATCTTTTTCATTTCCTCCTCCAAAAATGTCAGCCGTTGGCACATGGCCAGTctctccacccaatactgcaAGCAACAAGGAGAATATAAGCGTTGAACGGGAATGGATTAAAAAGTATATTAAAACTTACCCCAGTAGACATCTGAGTGTAGCTATCCGTGAGCGCCCTCCCGAAGGCATCATCGCCGCACGGGCCCAGGCATCGGCCCATATTTGGGCGAGCGGCCCTTCGATGATAATTTGGTGCTCCGGAGCTTGGTTCTCGGCGCTGGATTTGCGCCACTCCTCGGTCGGCAGATGCAGAATCGTCGTAATGTGGCGTTGGCCGCTCAGGGCTGACTGTGCAGAAGTGGCCCGCCCGGACAACCGTGATGAAGAGGCCGGTCGGATGCCCGACTTCTTGGTCTTCGATTTTGGTTGCAAGAAGGCCACCGACGGCACGCAGACCGCCCCCTGAGGCAGACCGGATAGGGAGGGTGTCCGATCCGACGACTTAGGGGCAGTTGACTCTTGGACGGGAGCAGGGGTCAACGTCTCCACCCGTTCGGCAGACTACACTCCGGTAGTGGCGGAGCGCGGTGAAGGCTCCGCCCGGTGCCTCTTACGCCTGATCAATGGCTCGGCTGAGGAGACTGAGCCCGAAGCCCCCTCAACTTCAACGATTGGCTGCCGTTCAGAAGGAGGTTGGGAGTCACCGGTCGCTCCACCACTTGCCAGAGCGGGAGTCGCCTCGCTCTCGTCCTGCGGTTCCTCTTGTGAGCTGACTGGCTGCAGGCCGCGGCTCCCCAGTTCTTCCACAGTGGCCGTGTTAATCGCGGCATCCGCGAACTTCGCCTTGTCTGCCAGACGTGCACGCAGCATGACTTTGGCTGCACGAaaggaagaaaaatcaattaGAATCATAGAAGGTAGCATACCTAGGCTGAACGGAAGTCGGTTGTGGATCGGACTCTGGCCAAAGATGTAGAGGATACCTTCCAACAGCAGtttgtggatgtcatacttctaACCGACCAGCATGGAAGTGACGTTGAGATAGTTCAACTGGCTCTTGTACTTTTTCAGGGGAGGCTGAGTCGCCACGTCGAGTTGCCAGCTTGTTGGGAAGTCCGGGCGTTCGGGAAAGCGCACAAaaaagaagtactccttccagtgtttgttggaggtcgacatttttcaaagaaaaccaagcccactcgggcttggaaaagaaaagtccctGGCTCGGACgacttgggataataaaagtaatgaaagagCCGGGGAGTAAGGGGAATGCTGTGCAAGTGAAAAAGAACCACCACTCCGTACagtagccgaaaggagttcgacattAACTGGTGGAGGGAGATGCGGAAATATTTACAAACGGTGGGGAAAAAGGGATGGATGAGAAACTGTAGACCGGCGGTAAAATAGTCCCTAAAGAAGTAAATACATCCGGGCGGCGGAGAATTCGACTGATCGTAAGGGGAAGGAAGGATGACTTCATATTCGGGAGGAAGCTCAAAAGCGGCTTTCAGATTCTCAGCATCGCCGACGTCAAACTGGGACTCGGTAGAAGTGTACCAGAGCCCCGAGATGTCGGCGGGAGGTTGCGAGGAACTTGCCATTgcaaaacaagaaagcaagagaAGGAATAAAGTGGCGGAATTGTCATCGGAACACTGAGACGCCGAAAAACTTGAGAATGAGGAAAAACAGACGTCGGAAGACGTGAAAACAAGGGGAGATGGGGAGAAAGCCGGAGGAGCAAAAAAGAAGGATGTCGCCGGAGCGCAGGGGCGTCGTCGAAGAATTCGCTTCAAGTGCGCAAATGCGGCGACACGCACGGGCTTATAAGCTTGGGGTCGGCCGACCGGAGCCGTCCAATCTAGGTCGCAGAAACCCAGGCCAAGATCTTACCATTGAATTTGaaccgccaaacgtcacatcacaGCGGATATCTACCTGTCACGTCAGGCGTGCGGCGGCAGAGAGCAGGACACGTAGTGCATTGCCACAGGTCGGCATTTAATGAGGGCATGGgcgcgtgctcagccttaatgcgaAGAAATTTGCACGATTTCTCAGAAATCTAGGTGACATAAGTCTGGCTCGCGCTCGCCTAAGACAGCCCAAGAAAAGATTTCACAAATACAAACCTTCGTCGTGCCGATCGGATTGAGGGAGCATACCTACACCCGAACGACAAACCTCAACAGGCCGATCGGCAAGAAGCGTGCGCCCCCCAATTAGAAGCCAAGTTGATGCTGAAGGCCGATCAGGAGGAAATATGCTCAAACAATTATCAGTTAGTCGGATTTAcaatctccttcgactagacttaaggggaggCTTGTGTGATACGGTGATGATAAAGGGCCCCATCCCGCTGCCACAgtggaggtcaaaggaggtcaaagtcaaggaggtcaacaCGTAGATGGCATCGACCGGTCGGGCGAAGAATGCCCCTACTAAGGAGAGGGCTCCGACCCGTCGTCACCTTCGCTACGAAGAGAAGTCAAACAACCGATGCTTAAGGGAGACGATgtgcagaagccgagccgagcggctaccctgctCGGCCAGACAGCAGAGCTTGATGTGTGCGgagttcaacttcggccgagcggctaccccgcttggCCTGACAGCAGGCTTCGGCAATATCAAAGTGGACCTTCGGTCGAGCAGACACACACTGAGGAACAGCGAGGTTCTAGCTGACCAACGGGACACCAGGGCGGCGGAATTTCAATCAAGCGGCCTACCTGTTCGGCCTAGCAGTACACTCCTGATGATATCCAGTGATATCCTTTTGAGAATTGGTGTCGCCGACCCTGGGCATGGACTGTCctgaaagcttccactgtcactttagagatatgctcggcctgttaaggtactgtgtcagggacactttacaagtcttttcaggaaaagctTTAAGAAGTGTGCTCGccttgggaagtgtgcacgcgcgctaccagagctctatataaaggggggtccaagcatctgCGGAGATATGTGATATTCACTGTTtgcgctacagtcttcttgttgctccgcttcatttttcatcgtcggtgactgacttgagcgtcggagggccaacaccgGGGACTCTTTCCTTGGCCAACACCGGGGACCCTttccttggctcggcactgatGTAGTTGTAGGTCCGCGCGGAGTCCACAAGAGGTCAGCGTGAGCGTCACATTCCCAGATTTCTGTCTCTTCGATTTTCGGATAGGATTAGTAAGTAAGAAATACATTAAACATTAAGAAGAGAGACccaaaatgaaagaaaacaacATCAATAAGAAACACAAACATTATGTGGTCTAGGGAGATCTTCTAAGTCGATGACTACATGAGCATAGATCTATTGACAAATATAAGCCATATCATACCACAACCTCAGTTGcattagtttaaaattttttttatgttgacaTTGACAAAACATGTGATAGGATCTTGATGATCCAACTAGAGAAGGGCAAGTAGACACTGAGTTCAATTCGTTCGTttctcacacacaaacacaaaacAATGCAACCATTAGTAATGCGAAAGTGCTCATATGTGTTTAGTGGTGTCAAGTATAATGACAATGGCATAAAGAAACTAAATACAAAAATGAAATATAGAAGGCTGCTAAGAGAACTAAACTACCTCACAGTCACTAAACCTGAAATCTCATTTGTTATTATTggtcttggtgtggccggcaagAGGGAATGAATTGTCTTGAAATTACGATTATACTCTTCTCGTTCTTTTAACTTGAGTTAGACAAacacttaataaataaaaaaatatgtatAAATAAATACGAGGCTACCGAGATTTACTTGTTTTGCAACTGGGAAGGTTGCTAATCTAAGGCAATGTAAGCACTAGCAAAGTCTTCTTCTTCGAGCAAagttggaggcggagaagccccGTACAACGTTTGAAAACATGAATTGTAAATACGAAAACAAAATGGAAAACTCATaggaccagggctctatttatagtctactgGTCAAATTTATCTATTGGCTGACGTGGCGGCTCTGGGGGCTTGGAGTAGGTCTAGGCGCCTCAACGGTGCACCTTATCTGCTTCGCAACGACTCTTCAATGGCTTGATGATCAAACTTCATCCTTGCCTAGGCACTTGGACCGGTCCGAGCACCTGGAGTGTTGCTGACGTGGACTCTGAACATCATCTGCAACAATGACTCGACGAGGCTCCTGTTCTGTACcagactggtccgggcgctcaaACCTGGTTCGAGTGTTGACTTATCTGCTCCGGTTACTTGGGTGATTTTTAAGCCATCCAGAGTTGAGTttactcgaacccaatttcggccttctcttcgaccagtcttccgctctggcttttcgTCTCTTGGAAGCGCCGCACACATCTTTCTCATCTGCTAGTATACTCTTCcaagcacctcatccctcggatgcatcgagtcCGTCGACTCGCTTCCCGTGTCATTCTTCTCACTAGcgtgtctttcgcttgacttcttgt contains:
- the LOC121998011 gene encoding expansin-A10-like — translated: MYLLFAPPRRLFPVLILLLHRSDLALLLLSLTLLAPPAAPHQSSSFSGSVALTEWRSAHASYYAVFDPLDTVGGACGYGDLGKSGYGMATAGLSEALFEKGAACGGCYEVRCVEELRYCLPGTSMVLTVTNFCAPNYGLPADAGGICNSPNHHILMPIQAFEKIAIWKAGVMPIQYRRVKCVREGGVRFTIDGKGFFYNVLISNVAGAGDIVAVKIKGSATGWLPMGRNWGQIWHISADLQGQALSFEVSSSDGVTLTSYNVAPKNWAFGKTYVGKQFPF